The Streptomyces sp. DG1A-41 genomic sequence GCGTCGAACGCCGCGACGGGGACCTGGCGTTGTGGCTGGAGGACGTGCCGGGCGGACCGGCGACGGACTGGCCGCTCGCCCGGCACGTCGAGCACGCCCACCGGCTCGGGGCCGCGCAGGGCGCGGTGGGCGCGGGGGAGGACCGGCCATGGCTGTCGCAGGGCTTCCTGCGCGACTACACGGCCTCCAAGACGACGGGCCAGGACCTCCTCGATGACGACGAGGCCTGGCAACACCCCCTGGTCCGGGAGCACTTCCCGGCGGGCCTGCGCGAGGACATGGTCCGCCTCCACCACGACCGCGAGTGGTTCCTCACGGTCATGGAGTCCCTGCCGCGCGCCTTCTGCCATCTCGACCAGTGGCCGGCCAACGTCCGCTCCGACGGCCCCGGCAGTGTCGTCCTCGACTGGGCGTTCGCCGGGGACGGCGCGCTCGGCGAGGACCTCGGCAACTACCTTGCCGACTCCGTCTTCGACCTGTTCGTCCCCGCCGCCGACCTCCCCGGCCTGGCCAAGGCGGCGTACGACGCCTACCTGCACGGCCTGCGCGCGAGCGGCTGGCGTGGCGACGAACGGCTCGTACGGCTCGGCGTGTGCGCCTCCGC encodes the following:
- a CDS encoding aminoglycoside phosphotransferase — its product is MPEVAAAEAEFREIFDSAAPGGTTLVPLTHNPWNGVTAGVWRVTAGGRSAVLKVLTRTKETGVTWAASNDPRHWNFWRREAYLYQSGLAQVWQRHGIRAPRLLACVERRDGDLALWLEDVPGGPATDWPLARHVEHAHRLGAAQGAVGAGEDRPWLSQGFLRDYTASKTTGQDLLDDDEAWQHPLVREHFPAGLREDMVRLHHDREWFLTVMESLPRAFCHLDQWPANVRSDGPGSVVLDWAFAGDGALGEDLGNYLADSVFDLFVPAADLPGLAKAAYDAYLHGLRASGWRGDERLVRLGVCASAVKYDWLTALMLARADDEQPAYGGQGTVPAGLRYRERGLTLAFLADWAAEARLLAPRLGFPEAPSGR